The Gammaproteobacteria bacterium genome has a window encoding:
- a CDS encoding ferredoxin--NADP reductase: MSAVIREEKVLKVHHWNDTLFSFTTTRDPAFRFENGHFTMIGLKVNEKPLMRAYSMASANYEEQLEFFSIKVQDGALTSRLQHLQPGDKVLVNSKPTGTLLLHRLKPGGKHLYLLATGTGLAPFMSIIKDPETYEQYDKVVLAHGVRYKSELAYQEIIHGMEENEYFGDMVKDKLIYYPSVTREEYPIQGRLTDALESGALTELIELPPLNLENDRFMLCGSPSMLKDFCKILDARGFTETRRNDLGEYVIERAFVEK; encoded by the coding sequence ATGTCTGCCGTTATTCGCGAAGAAAAAGTTTTAAAAGTACATCACTGGAACGATACCCTGTTCAGTTTCACCACAACACGCGACCCTGCGTTTCGGTTTGAGAACGGGCATTTCACTATGATCGGTCTAAAGGTGAATGAAAAACCTTTAATGCGGGCCTATTCGATGGCGAGTGCAAATTACGAAGAACAGCTGGAGTTTTTCAGTATCAAGGTTCAGGACGGAGCCTTAACCTCGCGCTTGCAACACCTGCAGCCTGGAGACAAAGTCCTGGTGAATTCCAAACCCACCGGTACCTTGTTATTGCATCGTCTCAAGCCAGGCGGTAAACATCTTTATTTGCTCGCTACCGGAACAGGCCTGGCGCCGTTTATGAGTATTATCAAGGATCCGGAAACTTACGAGCAGTACGATAAAGTGGTGCTTGCCCATGGTGTGCGCTACAAATCAGAACTCGCGTATCAGGAAATTATTCATGGTATGGAAGAGAATGAATACTTTGGTGACATGGTTAAGGACAAACTCATCTATTACCCAAGTGTTACGCGCGAAGAATATCCAATTCAAGGACGTTTAACCGATGCCCTGGAGAGTGGAGCACTGACCGAGTTGATCGAGTTGCCACCACTCAACCTTGAGAATGACCGTTTCATGTTATGCGGCAGTCCATCGATGTTAAAAGATTTTTGCAAAATTCTTGATGCGCGTGGATTCACTGAAACCCGTCGCAATGATCTGGGCGAGTACGTGATCGAACGGGCGTTTGTGGAAAAGTGA
- a CDS encoding TonB-dependent receptor, translated as MDKTVSTRDTSQKALRINLDDKKYGTIVEIGAGQEVARHFFLVGAAAGTIAKTMSAYDMQFSDAIYGVQEDNRYVCKARVKAMMHQEFGLVLDRVSDTRSKSSRYFTYAATVAAKSYQGDNECHAWCGVRVQLYPGAEPSNITLHVRMRDETAEEQQEALGVLGVNLIYAAYYYYESPKKIIDSLTDNLKANRIEIDTIEFEGPYFEEIDNRAINLHLIRSWKTRAIMFTPDGNVAVPAELLYKKNVITIRGSFKPVTNLNVDMIEQGKVAFYTQEDVHPDNTVAIAEITLNDRTGHDAKVPEADIITRVQLLNSLGYNVMVSDYTRYFSLRAYFRQFTQLQIGIVVGIINIKQIFNEDTYRGVEGGILEGFGKLFPDHTRMYVYPEMNEKGVEINYTDVTLPENLQHLYQHLVVNGFITGIECSDKKLFKIFSREVLQQIPEGRGEWEKLLPAGVAEAIIERRLFNFH; from the coding sequence ATGGATAAGACAGTCAGCACCAGAGATACCAGTCAAAAAGCGCTCCGCATAAATCTGGACGATAAAAAATATGGCACTATTGTCGAGATCGGCGCCGGTCAGGAAGTCGCACGTCATTTCTTTTTGGTAGGTGCGGCCGCTGGTACGATCGCTAAAACCATGTCGGCCTACGACATGCAATTCTCTGACGCGATTTATGGCGTGCAAGAAGACAATCGCTACGTATGCAAAGCAAGAGTAAAGGCCATGATGCATCAGGAATTTGGTCTAGTGCTCGACAGAGTCAGCGATACACGTTCAAAATCATCGCGTTATTTCACCTACGCAGCCACCGTTGCCGCTAAAAGTTACCAGGGTGATAACGAATGCCACGCCTGGTGTGGCGTACGAGTGCAACTCTATCCGGGCGCCGAGCCATCTAATATCACCTTGCATGTACGCATGCGAGACGAAACCGCGGAAGAGCAGCAAGAAGCTTTGGGTGTTTTGGGCGTGAATCTGATCTACGCTGCATACTATTATTACGAGTCGCCTAAAAAGATCATCGATTCTCTGACTGATAATCTCAAAGCCAACCGCATCGAGATCGATACCATTGAATTCGAAGGTCCGTATTTTGAGGAGATTGACAACCGTGCGATCAACCTACACTTGATCCGTAGCTGGAAAACCCGGGCCATCATGTTCACACCGGATGGGAATGTCGCCGTTCCAGCCGAACTGCTTTACAAAAAGAATGTCATCACCATTCGTGGTTCATTTAAACCGGTAACCAATCTGAATGTCGACATGATCGAACAGGGTAAGGTCGCGTTTTATACACAGGAAGATGTGCACCCTGATAATACCGTAGCCATTGCCGAGATTACCCTGAATGACCGGACCGGGCACGATGCCAAAGTGCCTGAAGCCGACATCATTACCCGGGTGCAATTGCTGAATTCACTGGGGTATAACGTCATGGTTTCAGACTACACCCGATATTTTTCCCTACGCGCGTATTTCCGACAATTCACCCAATTACAGATCGGCATTGTGGTTGGCATTATTAACATCAAACAAATCTTCAATGAAGATACCTATCGTGGTGTGGAGGGCGGCATCCTCGAAGGCTTCGGAAAACTTTTCCCCGACCACACGCGCATGTATGTTTATCCGGAAATGAATGAGAAAGGTGTGGAAATTAACTATACCGATGTTACTTTGCCGGAAAATCTGCAGCATTTGTATCAGCACCTGGTGGTCAACGGTTTTATAACCGGAATTGAATGCAGTGATAAGAAATTATTCAAGATCTTTTCACGCGAGGTTTTACAGCAGATACCCGAAGGACGTGGCGAATGGGAAAAGCTGTTACCCGCAGGTGTAGCAGAGGCGATCATTGAACGCAGGCTGTTCAATTTTCATTAA
- a CDS encoding amino acid permease — MEEQSLKKELGLFDVYAISTGAMFSSGLFLLPGIAASYTGDSVWLAYLCAGFLILPAMYCISELSTAMPKAGGTYYFLDRAMGPLMGTIGGLGSWVAVVFKSAFALVGMGAYLGIYLNVPITITAIILTIAFGLVNIYGAKETTLLQRILVTTLVVILIAFVLAGLKEIGDFSSINPNINEPFLRTGLVGFISTIGLVFVSYAGLTKVASVAEEIKDPDRNIPLGMTLSLFTATIIYTLGTLVLINILEPENLYQSLTPVADAAKEFLGWIPFDLGVILIVVAAIAAFASTGNAGIMSASRYPYAMAKDKLVPAELSRIGKYGTPSIAIMLTVFAMTLVLVLFDVTSVAKLASAFQLLLFGLICIAVIVMRESRIPTYKPGFKAPFYPWLQIAGILISFWLIIEMGILAIGFTGMVLIGCVLWYQFYASGNMERRGAIFHVHERLGQQRYEGLEKELLTIIQDRTQAENLSYEAVISRSVIMDFRYGIYDIAHLAEILKELAKDKLGLESESIVKLLSDEHFELHPVSEGVQIAYGTHDHIGRPELFVLCFGPRTKINIESAESVHTLMFLIVPPKPVGLDLRLAGHVTEVIQNEHFEAEWLAAETERQMKEVLMRDDHYIQGSRNTFPSIFKQANKLVLDIELPDSCLIIMVEREGQIMPITPETVLRKTDEILIIGEPDDLKKLQSNGEVEVIQPESGSEKIIDQKSESESE, encoded by the coding sequence GTGGAAGAACAATCATTAAAAAAAGAATTGGGATTGTTTGATGTATATGCAATCTCCACCGGGGCCATGTTCAGTTCCGGATTGTTCCTGCTTCCCGGAATAGCTGCTTCTTACACAGGTGACTCCGTTTGGCTGGCCTACCTGTGTGCAGGTTTCCTGATCCTTCCCGCCATGTACTGCATTTCGGAACTTTCAACCGCAATGCCAAAGGCGGGCGGGACATATTATTTTCTTGACCGTGCCATGGGTCCGCTGATGGGCACGATCGGTGGTCTCGGATCCTGGGTTGCTGTGGTGTTTAAAAGTGCATTCGCACTGGTAGGCATGGGAGCCTATCTGGGAATCTATCTGAATGTACCAATCACTATTACAGCAATTATTTTAACCATCGCTTTTGGGCTGGTGAACATTTACGGAGCCAAAGAAACTACCCTGCTACAAAGGATATTGGTAACCACGCTGGTTGTCATACTGATCGCATTTGTGTTGGCCGGACTTAAAGAGATAGGCGACTTCAGTTCGATCAATCCCAACATCAATGAACCCTTCTTACGAACTGGTCTGGTCGGGTTCATCTCCACCATCGGCCTGGTCTTTGTTTCCTATGCTGGCTTGACCAAAGTTGCCAGTGTGGCGGAAGAGATCAAAGACCCTGACCGGAATATTCCATTGGGTATGACCCTGTCGTTATTTACGGCCACCATCATTTACACTCTGGGCACCCTGGTATTGATCAACATACTAGAGCCAGAAAATCTCTACCAGAGTTTAACGCCGGTTGCGGATGCTGCAAAAGAATTTCTGGGCTGGATACCATTCGATCTAGGCGTGATTCTGATAGTTGTCGCCGCAATTGCCGCATTCGCATCAACCGGTAACGCCGGAATAATGTCGGCGTCAAGGTATCCATACGCCATGGCCAAAGACAAACTGGTGCCAGCCGAGTTAAGTCGCATCGGTAAGTACGGCACTCCAAGCATAGCGATCATGTTGACTGTGTTCGCTATGACCTTGGTGCTGGTGCTATTTGATGTGACTTCGGTGGCGAAGCTCGCCAGTGCTTTCCAGTTATTGCTTTTCGGGCTTATATGTATCGCAGTGATCGTAATGCGGGAATCGCGTATCCCGACCTACAAACCCGGCTTCAAAGCACCGTTTTATCCATGGTTGCAAATTGCCGGCATCCTGATCTCTTTTTGGTTGATCATCGAAATGGGAATTTTAGCCATCGGTTTTACCGGCATGGTACTGATAGGATGTGTTCTCTGGTATCAATTCTATGCCTCGGGAAATATGGAACGACGTGGCGCAATTTTCCATGTGCATGAACGCCTGGGACAACAACGCTACGAAGGTCTGGAAAAGGAACTCCTGACCATTATCCAGGACCGTACGCAAGCCGAAAATCTCTCTTATGAAGCGGTAATCTCCAGGTCGGTGATCATGGATTTTCGATATGGCATCTACGACATTGCCCATCTTGCGGAAATCCTCAAAGAATTGGCAAAAGACAAGTTGGGGCTGGAATCCGAAAGTATTGTGAAACTCCTGAGTGATGAGCACTTTGAATTACATCCGGTTTCCGAAGGCGTCCAGATTGCCTATGGCACTCATGACCATATCGGCAGACCCGAACTGTTTGTATTGTGTTTTGGCCCCAGAACCAAAATAAACATCGAATCCGCGGAATCTGTGCATACCTTGATGTTCCTGATCGTGCCACCCAAACCGGTAGGCCTGGATTTGCGTCTCGCTGGCCATGTGACCGAAGTGATTCAAAATGAACACTTTGAAGCCGAATGGCTGGCGGCAGAGACTGAGCGCCAGATGAAAGAGGTTTTAATGCGTGATGATCACTACATTCAAGGCTCACGCAATACATTTCCGTCAATTTTTAAACAGGCCAACAAACTGGTACTTGATATTGAATTACCCGACTCCTGTTTGATCATCATGGTCGAACGAGAAGGCCAGATAATGCCCATAACACCTGAAACGGTCTTACGCAAAACGGATGAAATATTAATTATCGGTGAACCCGATGATCTCAAAAAATTGCAATCAAACGGTGAGGTTGAAGTTATTCAACCGGAGTCTGGATCAGAAAAGATTATTGACCAAAAGTCGGAGTCGGAGTCGGAATAA
- a CDS encoding DUF3291 domain-containing protein: MTSFHLAQINIAHAKADMESSLMQGFVERLDEINALADQSPGFVWRLQDDEGNATSIQAFSDPKVIVNLSVWENIDALKTFVYQTAHLELLQNKQSWFDHAFEAHLALWWVPVGHIPDLTEGKNRLRLLQQLGPGSGAFSFAKPFAPPGLS; encoded by the coding sequence ATGACTAGCTTTCATCTGGCACAAATTAATATTGCACATGCAAAAGCCGACATGGAATCTTCACTGATGCAGGGCTTTGTCGAGCGCCTTGACGAGATCAATGCATTGGCTGACCAGTCACCCGGGTTTGTCTGGCGCTTACAGGACGATGAAGGTAATGCAACATCTATTCAAGCTTTTTCCGACCCTAAAGTTATCGTCAATTTGAGTGTATGGGAAAATATCGACGCATTAAAAACTTTTGTGTATCAAACTGCTCATCTTGAATTGCTCCAAAATAAACAGTCCTGGTTTGATCATGCGTTTGAAGCACATCTGGCCTTATGGTGGGTTCCAGTCGGACATATTCCTGACCTAACAGAAGGAAAAAACAGATTGCGATTACTGCAACAGCTTGGCCCAGGTTCCGGTGCGTTTAGTTTTGCAAAACCGTTTGCACCGCCCGGGTTGAGCTAA
- a CDS encoding GNAT family N-acetyltransferase — MNTPGWLEFIGDRNIDSVHAADDYIVQRFIPTYEQTGCGFWCVVELSTKEPIGTISMIQRENLDEIDLGFAFLPKYEGNGFAFEASQAILEKERKESGLQSVLAFTDLNNQRSRKLLSKLGFSELGLKIVKPEWGESLLYRLVLEKDQ; from the coding sequence ATGAATACTCCCGGCTGGCTGGAGTTCATAGGTGACCGCAATATTGATTCTGTGCATGCGGCCGATGATTATATTGTGCAACGCTTCATCCCGACTTATGAGCAGACCGGCTGTGGCTTTTGGTGTGTTGTTGAGCTATCAACTAAAGAACCGATCGGGACCATCAGTATGATCCAGCGGGAGAATCTGGATGAGATCGATCTGGGTTTTGCCTTTTTGCCCAAGTATGAAGGAAACGGATTCGCCTTTGAAGCTTCGCAAGCAATTCTGGAAAAAGAGCGAAAAGAGTCCGGATTGCAATCGGTGCTCGCCTTTACCGATCTGAATAATCAGCGTAGCAGAAAACTTTTGAGCAAACTGGGCTTTAGCGAACTCGGTCTCAAAATCGTAAAACCCGAATGGGGTGAAAGCCTGCTCTATCGTCTTGTCTTAGAGAAAGATCAATAA
- a CDS encoding type III PLP-dependent enzyme, which produces MLPRTVLIGADQATRDHYQHLVAEHGSPLLVYDASVLKQQFAALQHALPGVDLYYAVKAHPDANIIHTIDELDGGFDIASAGEMDLLLDHKISGRRTIHTHPIKKDAEIKKALRFGATTFVIDNLDELNKLLPYRKRVGVLLRVSFRSDSAVVDLSRKFGCDIEEVKGLVFAAEQLGIHIKGLAFHVGSQVSDASKHVEAIEQCHRVMQECNQELSIPLSTLDIGGGFPADYRLEGFDINEFCEPIRITLDNLPDDWHLLAEPGRFLVAPAVCSVTTVTGKSIRHGIRWYYLDDGVYGSYSGQIFDHASYPIQSLRSGDLYPSILAGPTCDSIDIIAEDVELPELEIGDLIIGLQMGAYTAATKTRFNSLPDAKLVCV; this is translated from the coding sequence ATGTTGCCAAGAACAGTCCTGATTGGTGCGGATCAAGCCACCCGCGATCATTACCAACATTTGGTGGCCGAACACGGTTCACCTTTATTGGTGTATGACGCCAGTGTTTTAAAACAGCAGTTCGCAGCCTTGCAACACGCCTTGCCCGGTGTCGATCTGTATTACGCGGTCAAGGCACATCCGGATGCAAATATTATTCACACGATTGATGAACTGGACGGTGGATTTGATATTGCCTCGGCCGGAGAAATGGATCTGTTACTGGATCACAAGATTTCCGGACGCCGAACCATTCATACCCATCCGATCAAAAAAGATGCCGAGATCAAAAAGGCCTTACGCTTTGGCGCAACTACCTTTGTGATCGACAATCTGGATGAATTAAATAAACTACTGCCTTACCGCAAGCGAGTTGGTGTTTTACTGCGTGTAAGTTTCCGCAGTGACAGTGCCGTGGTCGATCTGTCGCGTAAATTCGGTTGTGACATCGAAGAAGTTAAAGGTCTGGTGTTTGCCGCCGAGCAACTGGGCATTCACATAAAAGGGCTGGCCTTTCATGTGGGTTCGCAAGTCAGTGATGCCAGCAAACACGTAGAAGCCATTGAACAATGCCATCGTGTTATGCAGGAATGCAATCAGGAATTGAGCATTCCTTTGAGCACCCTGGATATTGGTGGCGGTTTCCCGGCGGACTATCGTCTCGAAGGGTTTGACATCAACGAGTTTTGCGAACCGATTCGTATTACTTTGGATAATTTACCCGATGACTGGCATCTGCTTGCCGAACCGGGACGATTTCTGGTCGCGCCGGCAGTCTGCTCGGTGACCACCGTAACCGGCAAGTCGATACGGCATGGAATTCGCTGGTACTATCTGGACGACGGCGTGTATGGCTCATATTCCGGACAGATCTTTGACCACGCGAGTTACCCGATTCAATCCTTACGCTCGGGTGACCTGTATCCCAGCATTCTGGCAGGACCCACATGTGACAGTATTGATATTATTGCCGAGGATGTGGAATTACCGGAATTGGAGATCGGAGACTTGATCATCGGGTTGCAAATGGGTGCCTACACGGCCGCCACCAAAACACGCTTTAATTCCTTACCGGATGCAAAACTGGTGTGCGTGTAG
- the speE gene encoding polyamine aminopropyltransferase, with translation MTAKTFKETLYDSVNQEFRIDKMYFESKTEHQHLMIFHNASLGRVMTLDGVVQTTEADEFIYHEMMAHVPMLAHGKAKRVLIIGGGDGGMLREVLKHDVEHVTQVEIDKAVVDMAIEFLPNHSAGAYDDPRLNLVISDGMDFVKTTNEKFDVIISDSTDPIGPGEVLFTENFYQLAKNSLNENGIMATQNGVPFFQIDEIQTTFKRMGSQFKDFSFYVAPVPTYYGGFMTFAWGTDDVCARKVGLETLRKRFAAANFKTRYYNPAMHQASFALPQYVVEALENVA, from the coding sequence ATGACTGCCAAGACCTTTAAAGAAACCCTTTACGATTCTGTGAATCAGGAATTTCGTATCGATAAAATGTATTTTGAAAGCAAGACCGAACACCAGCATTTGATGATCTTTCATAACGCATCATTAGGACGGGTGATGACTCTGGATGGCGTGGTGCAAACCACCGAAGCGGATGAATTTATTTATCATGAAATGATGGCGCATGTGCCGATGCTTGCTCACGGCAAGGCCAAACGCGTGTTGATCATCGGCGGCGGTGACGGCGGGATGTTGCGAGAAGTCTTGAAACACGATGTGGAGCATGTCACCCAGGTCGAGATCGACAAAGCCGTGGTAGATATGGCCATTGAGTTTTTACCCAATCACTCGGCCGGTGCCTATGACGACCCGCGCTTGAATTTGGTGATCTCGGACGGCATGGATTTTGTGAAAACCACCAATGAAAAATTCGATGTGATCATTTCCGACAGTACCGATCCGATTGGTCCGGGCGAAGTGTTATTTACCGAGAACTTTTATCAGCTTGCGAAAAACAGTTTAAACGAAAATGGCATTATGGCCACCCAGAATGGTGTGCCGTTTTTCCAGATCGACGAGATCCAGACCACGTTTAAACGCATGGGCAGTCAGTTTAAAGATTTCAGTTTTTATGTGGCTCCCGTGCCAACCTACTATGGCGGATTTATGACCTTTGCCTGGGGTACGGATGATGTGTGCGCACGAAAAGTCGGTCTGGAAACCCTGCGCAAACGCTTTGCGGCTGCGAATTTCAAAACCCGTTATTACAATCCCGCCATGCATCAAGCAAGCTTTGCCTTGCCCCAGTACGTGGTGGAGGCCCTCGAGAACGTGGCCTAG
- a CDS encoding glycosyl hydrolase, giving the protein MNKRHFIRSLVYMLGCIFLMSCTAYTPHEAVSDNAKHFGLVSTTEILLSSEQGHKMSIQDSLPFQDGYASGIRIEIYPEQVKQTLTGIGTSFTESSAFVLAHLEPAKRQEVMQNIYAQSGANFSIARTPIGSTDFSVEGKQSYADVAGDASLKHFSIAMDKDGFQKSRYPGIQDESFDVLPMIKEALAIKQNQNDKTLNIVASAWTAPAWMKDIEEWYINGTAETDWEGTGGQLKPEFVASYANYLIKYLDAYKAEGVDIWGMTPVNEPQGNSGQWESMHFTPQSQNDFIKNFLGPKLQTSRHADMKLLIYDQNRDHVEEWTDVILGDPETAQYVYGTAVHWYESTYQVNEDALERVHNKFPDFDIIHTEGTIDDLGKPAPNGVLDPVLFQESNWFMNDAFWWNKNATDWAYSATWAPNVEDHPVYTPVHRYARNIIVSLDNWMSGWIDWNVVLDHKGGPNHVGNFCGAPIMIDVNNGEVYYTPIYTVLAQFSRTIRPGDKAVQTARKLNGLDADALHASANINADNLLSVQLLNTTKQPIQFALQIGAQYTEVNMTANAVQTIRVQL; this is encoded by the coding sequence ATGAATAAGCGTCACTTTATTAGATCATTAGTTTACATGCTGGGCTGTATTTTTCTGATGTCGTGTACCGCTTATACGCCACATGAAGCTGTGTCAGACAATGCAAAACATTTCGGATTGGTCAGCACTACCGAGATTTTGTTAAGCAGTGAACAAGGACACAAAATGTCGATTCAAGACAGTCTCCCCTTTCAGGACGGCTATGCCAGTGGTATACGCATCGAGATCTATCCCGAGCAAGTCAAGCAAACCCTTACCGGGATAGGAACCTCATTTACGGAATCTTCGGCCTTTGTATTGGCGCATCTGGAGCCTGCGAAACGACAGGAGGTCATGCAAAACATTTATGCGCAATCGGGGGCAAATTTTTCGATTGCCAGAACCCCGATCGGTTCAACGGACTTCTCGGTAGAGGGTAAACAGTCGTATGCGGATGTTGCCGGGGATGCATCACTTAAGCACTTTAGTATTGCCATGGACAAAGACGGATTTCAAAAAAGTCGGTATCCCGGTATTCAAGATGAGAGTTTTGATGTGTTGCCGATGATCAAAGAGGCGCTGGCCATCAAACAAAACCAGAATGATAAAACCCTCAACATTGTGGCTTCAGCCTGGACGGCACCAGCGTGGATGAAAGACATAGAAGAGTGGTATATCAATGGAACCGCGGAGACAGATTGGGAGGGGACCGGCGGGCAGTTAAAGCCCGAATTTGTTGCAAGCTATGCCAATTACTTGATCAAATATCTGGATGCCTATAAAGCCGAAGGCGTGGATATTTGGGGCATGACTCCGGTGAATGAGCCGCAAGGCAATAGCGGGCAATGGGAAAGCATGCATTTCACGCCGCAATCCCAGAATGATTTTATTAAAAATTTTCTAGGCCCAAAATTGCAAACCAGCCGGCACGCCGATATGAAACTGTTGATCTATGATCAAAACCGTGATCATGTAGAGGAATGGACTGACGTCATTTTAGGTGATCCGGAAACCGCGCAGTATGTGTATGGCACCGCGGTGCATTGGTATGAGAGCACCTATCAAGTGAACGAAGACGCACTTGAAAGAGTGCATAATAAATTCCCTGACTTTGACATAATCCATACCGAAGGCACCATCGATGATCTGGGCAAGCCCGCCCCCAATGGGGTTTTGGATCCGGTTTTGTTCCAGGAATCCAACTGGTTCATGAACGATGCCTTCTGGTGGAATAAAAACGCGACAGACTGGGCGTATTCTGCGACCTGGGCACCCAATGTCGAGGATCATCCGGTTTACACCCCGGTACATCGCTACGCACGCAATATTATCGTAAGCCTGGATAACTGGATGTCGGGCTGGATAGACTGGAATGTGGTTCTGGATCACAAGGGCGGTCCAAATCATGTGGGAAATTTTTGTGGCGCCCCGATCATGATCGACGTAAATAATGGCGAGGTGTATTACACCCCGATCTACACGGTGTTGGCACAATTCTCAAGAACCATTCGACCTGGTGATAAAGCGGTGCAAACCGCCAGAAAACTCAATGGCCTTGATGCCGACGCCTTGCATGCCAGCGCGAACATTAATGCAGATAATTTATTGAGTGTGCAACTTTTGAATACCACCAAGCAACCCATTCAGTTTGCTTTGCAAATTGGTGCCCAGTATACAGAAGTGAATATGACTGCCAACGCGGTACAAACAATCCGGGTGCAGTTATAG
- a CDS encoding DegV family EDD domain-containing protein, which yields MTTAVDTIRYVDGIRLNRALRAGIRRVITKQDYLNKINVFPVPDGDTGTNMVFTLNSVRQLLMRSVDRHAGNTLTRIADAAIDGARGNSGAILAQFFQGLSDAAAGLGKLDLVDFSKAVSMGADYARTAMSEPKEGTILTVLSDFAAAIQHGVEELKHPDFAALLQYGVEQAHISLAATPEKLAILKKSGVVDAGAQGFVELIEGVSDFIRTGSVQDLDQPLDIGFDDTDEVLENYDHGELKFRFCTECLIKSRTEDEKINHKSLREQLNEIGNSVVVAGSVRKTKVHIHVNDPDQVFTIAESFGEVSGQKADDMQQQAHLTHDSDQQVIIVTDSAADIPEELIDELNIYVVPVRINFGNHSYLDKVSLSPKEFYAELVSNPEHPKTSQPSPGDFRRQFEYLASHFSTVIYISVTSGVSGTLQSAQTAAERVMSDNMVHAVDGKNLAVGQGLIVMQAARLAKAGASAETVLEHIEKCVDATKVYAYLGDVDFAVKGGRVSRSKKVLVDLFRLNPILTASPEGKLTSAGMFLGHSNRVKKFVRFLMKKIDQKKTYRILVSHANSEEEGVELMALLKSKVKNLESIDLTDTGTAVGAHGGPGTVVAAIQDVAALV from the coding sequence TTGACCACTGCTGTAGACACAATCCGCTATGTGGATGGCATTCGCCTGAATCGTGCATTACGTGCCGGGATACGTCGGGTTATCACCAAGCAAGACTATTTAAATAAAATTAATGTGTTCCCGGTGCCCGATGGCGATACCGGTACCAATATGGTGTTTACCCTTAATTCAGTGCGCCAGTTACTGATGCGTTCTGTCGACCGACACGCCGGTAACACACTGACCCGAATTGCGGACGCCGCGATTGATGGCGCACGTGGCAATTCCGGTGCCATTCTGGCCCAGTTTTTCCAGGGCTTGAGCGATGCTGCGGCCGGTCTGGGCAAACTCGACCTGGTAGATTTTTCCAAGGCCGTGAGCATGGGCGCGGATTACGCCCGCACGGCCATGAGCGAACCCAAAGAAGGCACCATTCTTACTGTTTTAAGTGACTTTGCCGCAGCTATTCAACACGGCGTAGAAGAACTCAAGCACCCTGATTTTGCGGCCTTATTGCAATACGGAGTTGAGCAGGCTCACATCAGTTTGGCGGCAACCCCTGAAAAGTTGGCCATCTTGAAAAAATCGGGGGTAGTCGATGCCGGCGCTCAGGGTTTTGTGGAGCTTATTGAAGGTGTGAGTGATTTTATTCGCACAGGTTCGGTTCAAGACCTCGATCAACCACTTGACATCGGATTCGATGATACGGATGAGGTTTTGGAAAATTATGATCATGGCGAACTGAAGTTTCGTTTTTGCACCGAATGTTTGATCAAGTCGCGCACGGAGGATGAAAAAATAAATCACAAATCCCTGCGCGAACAACTCAACGAGATTGGCAATAGCGTGGTTGTGGCTGGATCGGTACGCAAGACCAAAGTGCATATTCATGTCAACGATCCCGACCAGGTGTTCACTATTGCCGAATCTTTTGGAGAAGTAAGCGGACAAAAAGCCGATGACATGCAGCAACAGGCGCACCTCACCCACGATTCGGATCAACAGGTTATTATTGTGACCGACAGCGCGGCCGATATTCCGGAAGAGCTGATCGATGAACTGAATATATACGTGGTCCCGGTGCGAATTAATTTTGGTAATCACTCTTATCTGGATAAGGTCAGTTTGAGTCCCAAAGAGTTTTACGCGGAACTGGTCAGTAACCCGGAGCATCCTAAAACCTCGCAACCATCGCCCGGGGATTTTCGTCGGCAATTTGAATATCTGGCGTCGCATTTTTCCACCGTGATCTACATCAGTGTTACGTCCGGGGTGTCGGGTACCTTGCAATCGGCACAAACCGCCGCCGAGCGGGTGATGTCGGATAATATGGTACACGCAGTTGATGGTAAAAATCTTGCAGTGGGTCAGGGCCTGATCGTGATGCAAGCGGCGCGCTTGGCTAAAGCCGGGGCCAGTGCCGAAACGGTACTCGAGCATATCGAGAAATGCGTGGATGCCACCAAAGTGTATGCCTATTTGGGCGATGTGGATTTTGCCGTTAAAGGCGGGCGTGTGAGCCGGAGTAAAAAAGTGTTGGTCGACCTGTTCCGTCTGAACCCTATACTCACTGCTTCACCGGAAGGTAAACTCACCAGTGCGGGGATGTTCTTGGGGCATTCCAATCGAGTGAAAAAATTTGTACGCTTTTTAATGAAAAAGATCGACCAGAAAAAAACCTACCGGATTTTGGTGTCGCACGCCAACTCTGAAGAAGAAGGCGTTGAATTAATGGCATTACTCAAAAGCAAAGTCAAAAACCTGGAAAGCATCGATCTGACCGATACCGGAACCGCGGTCGGGGCACACGGCGGCCCGGGTACGGTGGTGGCCGCTATTCAGGATGTGGCGGCGCTTGTCTAA